The Akkermansia sp. N21116 genome includes a region encoding these proteins:
- a CDS encoding sugar-binding domain-containing protein, which translates to MKTLSLCFLSLCCTAATALAVPRAEYPRPQFERNTWNNLNGEWTFTFDFSGSGLEREFFKTKGFDQKITVPFCPESKLSGVEFKDFINNMWYHRHVSIPKDWDGKKILLNFGAVYYKAEVFIDGTFAGRHIGGSSSFSVDITPFVKPGASHDLVVYATSDLRSAKQGAGKQALQYSSYGCNYTRTTGIWQTVWMEPVAPEGLQSVQIIPDIDQKQLIVRPSFYKTCGGSFRAILKEGDRVVAEQTVTANPFSTVVLPVPDMKTWSPESPFLYDTVYQVLDKTGKIVDEVKGYAGMRKIHVEGNKIYLNNKPYYQRLVLDQGFYPDGIWTAPSDEALKKDIELSKSAGFNGARLHQKVFEERFHYWADKLGYLTWGESPSWGMDANDIETARNFIPEWTEVVERDRNHPSIVVWTALNEEFWPDRIQYPRFVEDLYKFTKLADPTRPFHDASGGSHIKTDIWTVHHYEQDPAKLAKALFDGNKFFSPARHEIHLPSMNIGFNGLKFADQYTFPDYDGSMPYLVDEFGGIKWSDAPQDQKKSWGYGQAPKDLNDFYSRLEGQVNGILGLSDHVWGYCYTQLTDVEQEQNGIYKYDRTPKFDMGKIKAIFGKNPPEKQP; encoded by the coding sequence ATGAAAACTCTTTCCCTTTGCTTCCTGTCCCTGTGCTGCACGGCGGCAACTGCTTTAGCCGTGCCACGGGCCGAGTATCCAAGGCCGCAGTTCGAACGCAATACATGGAACAATCTCAATGGCGAGTGGACGTTTACGTTTGATTTCAGCGGATCCGGCCTGGAACGGGAATTCTTCAAAACCAAAGGATTCGACCAGAAAATAACTGTTCCCTTCTGCCCGGAAAGCAAGTTGTCGGGAGTGGAGTTCAAGGACTTCATCAACAATATGTGGTATCATAGACACGTCTCTATCCCGAAGGACTGGGACGGGAAAAAAATCCTGTTGAATTTCGGCGCCGTCTACTACAAGGCGGAGGTCTTCATCGATGGAACATTCGCCGGACGCCACATCGGAGGTTCATCCTCATTCTCCGTGGACATTACCCCCTTTGTCAAACCGGGCGCTTCCCACGACCTCGTCGTCTATGCGACCAGCGACTTGCGCAGCGCCAAACAGGGCGCCGGCAAGCAAGCCCTCCAGTATTCTTCCTACGGGTGCAATTACACGCGCACAACGGGAATCTGGCAGACGGTGTGGATGGAACCCGTAGCGCCGGAAGGGTTGCAATCCGTCCAGATCATCCCGGATATCGACCAGAAACAACTTATCGTCCGTCCCAGCTTTTATAAGACATGCGGCGGTTCTTTCCGGGCCATACTCAAGGAAGGAGACCGTGTCGTCGCAGAACAAACCGTCACCGCAAACCCGTTCTCCACAGTTGTACTGCCCGTCCCGGACATGAAGACATGGAGTCCCGAATCCCCGTTCCTGTACGACACCGTATACCAGGTCCTCGACAAAACGGGCAAGATCGTTGACGAAGTGAAAGGCTACGCCGGCATGCGCAAAATACATGTCGAGGGCAACAAGATCTATTTGAACAATAAACCCTATTACCAGCGCCTCGTGCTTGACCAGGGATTCTATCCGGACGGAATCTGGACAGCCCCTTCCGACGAAGCCCTCAAAAAGGATATCGAACTCTCCAAATCCGCCGGATTCAATGGCGCGCGCCTCCATCAAAAAGTCTTCGAAGAACGTTTCCACTACTGGGCCGACAAGCTCGGTTACCTCACTTGGGGAGAATCCCCCAGTTGGGGCATGGATGCCAATGATATCGAAACCGCCCGCAATTTCATCCCGGAATGGACGGAAGTAGTCGAACGCGACCGTAATCATCCTTCCATCGTCGTCTGGACCGCACTGAATGAGGAATTCTGGCCGGATCGCATCCAATATCCTCGCTTTGTAGAAGATCTGTACAAATTCACCAAACTTGCTGACCCGACGCGCCCATTTCATGACGCCAGCGGAGGTTCGCATATCAAGACGGATATCTGGACCGTCCATCACTATGAACAGGATCCCGCCAAACTTGCCAAAGCCCTCTTTGACGGAAATAAATTTTTCTCTCCCGCAAGGCATGAAATCCACCTCCCCTCGATGAATATCGGCTTCAACGGCCTGAAGTTCGCTGACCAATATACTTTCCCGGACTATGACGGCAGCATGCCTTACCTTGTCGACGAATTCGGTGGCATCAAGTGGAGCGATGCCCCCCAGGACCAGAAGAAATCCTGGGGATATGGCCAAGCCCCCAAGGATCTGAATGATTTTTATTCCCGTCTGGAAGGCCAGGTAAACGGCATTCTGGGATTGTCCGACCATGTCTGGGGTTATTGCTACACCCAGTTGACGGACGTCGAACAAGAACAAAACGGCATCTACAAGTATGACCGGACACCCAAGTTCGATATGGGAAAAATCAAAGCTATCTTCGGCAAAAATCCGCCGGAAAAACAGCCCTAA